In Pseudophryne corroboree isolate aPseCor3 chromosome 3, aPseCor3.hap2, whole genome shotgun sequence, a genomic segment contains:
- the LOC135057016 gene encoding gastrula zinc finger protein XlCGF71.1-like — protein MLNIHPVPHSADISSNPSNHEDYSPDTSAFVTHSAAHTPDNIFPCSECGKCFTLKSHLVTHQRSHTGEKPFPCSECGKCFTLKSYLVTHQRSHTGEKPFPCSECGKCFTLKSYLVTHQRSHTGEKPFPCSECGKCFTQKSHLVTHQSSHTGEKPFTCSECGKCFTQKLILVSHQSSHTGEKPFPCSECGKCFTLKSNLVSHQRSHTGEKPFPCSDCGKCFTQKSHLVTHQRSHTGEKPFPCSECGKCFTRKSHLVTHQISHRRSITMS, from the coding sequence ATGCTaaatatacatccagtacctcacAGCGCAGATATATCATCCAATCCCTCTAATCACGAGGACTATTCTCCTGATACCTCAGCTTTTGTAACACATAGTGCAGCTCATACACCTGATAATATATTCCcctgttccgagtgtgggaaatgttttacacttaaatcacatcttgttacacatcagagaagtcacacaggtgagaagccatttccatgctctgagtgtgggaaatgttttacacttaaatcatatcttgttacacatcagagaagtcacacaggtgagaagccatttccatgctcggagtgtgggaaatgttttacacttaaatcatatcttgttacacatcagagaagtcacacaggtgagaagccatttccatgctctgagtgtgggaaatgttttacacagaaatcacatcttgttacacatcagagcagtcacacaggtgaaaagccatttacatgctctgagtgtgggaaatgttttacacagaaattaaTCCTGGTTAGCcatcagagcagtcacacaggtgagaagccatttccatgctctgagtgtgggaaatgttttacacttaaatcaaatcttgttagccatcagagaagtcacacaggtgagaagccatttccatgctctgactgtgggaaatgttttacacagaaatcacatcttgttacacatcagagaagtcacacaggtgaaaagccatttccatgctctgagtgtgggaaatgttttacacgtaaatcacatcttgttacgcaTCAGATTTCACACAGGAGAAGCATTACTATGAGTTGA